TCCATCAAAGGAACTACCCATGTAAACTGGCCATAGATCGTATAAAGTATAGGCGTGCCAGCTTCATATTTTTCCGCTCTGAATGTCTTTTCCGCCACATTGATGGCAGACTTTCCATTTAACGATCCATTTGCATTCTCATAGAATGTGAGCTTGCCATCTCTGGCATTTATGAGAGAGTAGCCGACCATGCTGCCGCTGTCTGATTTAGGACGAGTGAAATCTGTAAACCAGTTTAACGCAAGATCCTTATTGAACACTCCGTTCACTTCATCTATGTCTTCCCATTCTGTTGGCACCTTTATATCTTCTTTAGAGAAAATAGTATTCCAGAAGCCATGCACATATTTTCCATACCATTCATTCCAATCTTCCGCTACACTTGTTGGGATGACATGATCGATAAATGCAGGAATCTCGTTCATCTTATAATCTTTTATTTCCCCGCTTTCTGGGTCAATAATATAAATGCCCTTTACATCGACAATTTCCCTAAATTTATTGTAGTCCCCATATGGAACAACATAATAGGGCTTATCATTATCATCGGGTTCAAAGCTTGCTTCGAGCAGGACAGAGTCCTTGTGTTTTTTTCTTACAAGACGCTTTAAGTCTTCGTTGAAATAGGCAGATGGAACATAAGTCATTTCTGATTTTACTAAAACGGCATCTTTATTTTCATCCTCTGCACTCATTTTAACGAATCCAGGAACAGGCACATCTTTCATCCATTTAAAGAAGCCTGTGTATTCAATGGGCGTTACCCAATAAAGATGATCGTCGATTTTTTGCAAAGTAGATTCCCCGAGGTCATAGTAGGAGGCATGTGACAGCTCCCCAAGCTTTTTTTCACTTCGATACCTTGCGTATTTTTCCGGAACCACAGCAATATGCTGTTCATCTGTAGATTCTTCTTGCTCTTTGGCAACAGTGGCCTTTGCTGCTACAAAATCATACTTATCATTAGCTATTGTCAAAGGATAAACAAATTGGAAGTAAGCACTTGCGACCAGCATGGCAATCCCGAGAAAGCTTGTGTAATAAAATCCTTTTGCTTTCCGATAAATGATGTCAGCCAAAAAGAACAGCGCTAAATAAAATAAGCTAAACTTAATTGCAGCCTGCACAGAATAATCGATAAGCTGGAAATAAGTTAAAATAAAGATGATAATCGCTCCAAGTATGACGCGCAGAAGCTGTGTGTATAAAAAAACTTTACTGCGATAATAAGCTTTCCAAACAATTGGATTAAGCGTTAACGCGAGCAATGATAATAAATATATCATTAACATAAACCTCCTTATGATAATTGCTTCCATTGTAATACGGAATGTTCCCCATAATAGTTTCATAAATCATTCCTAACTTAATCCGACAAAAAACATCTTTATAAGATCAGAAAAATGTTACTATAAAAAAGTATGACTCGCTGGAAAGCTTATTAATTGAAAAAAATATAACATTGGTGTAGGGGTTGAGCATTTTATAACGTCTATTATGTGAACATGTTTAGAAGGGGGGAGAGAATAATAGCAGATCAAGAGTTGATTGAGTTAGTCAAACTTGGAGATGATGATGCATTTAGACAGCTCGTCGAGAAGTATCGCCAAGATGTATTTCGCACAATTTACAGCATCCTGAAGGATCAGAAGGAAGCTGAAGATGCTGCACAGGAAGTATTCCTTAAAATTTATTACTCTCTCCCTAAATATGAAAACCAAGGATTTAAGACTTGGATAACGAGAATTGCTGTCAATCATTCGATTGATGTTAAGCGAAAACAGCAAAGAAGAAAAGAGGACATTACAGAACAAATCGAGCTGGATACAGGAAAAAAAGACAATGTAGTAGCAGAAGTGCTCATTAGGCAGCAGCGCAAGCTGTTAAGAGAAAAGCTCAACGATATTCCAGATAACTACCGTGATGTTATTTATGGCTACTATATTGCGGAAAAGAGCTATCAGCAATTGGCAGAAGAGCAAAATGTTCAAGTCAAAACAATTGAAACAAAACTGTACCGGGCAAGAATCTGGTTGAAGAAGCATTGGAAGGAGGAGGATTTCTTATGATAACACACTATTCTTTTGAACAATGGCTAGAGTATGCAAAGGATGAACTGGACGAGGGTAATCGTTCACAAATGGAAGACCATCTATATGGATGTGATCATTGTCTTGATTTGTATGTCCAAGCAGTAGAAGCACAAGAACAGGAACTACCGTCTATTTCGGATGTGGAAGGCTTCACAGATCAAATCATGCAAAAAATTACACAGGAACAGGCAGAATTAATGGATATACCTGTTGTAAAACCGAAAAAGAAAAAATCATTCTATCAATCCTCTATCTTTCACTACGCAATTGCGGCCAGCATTACACTAGTTTTGATGACGACTGGAGTTTTCCAATCGATTATCAAACATACTGAAAGCATTCAGAAGGCAGAAATGCCAATGAAACAGGAAGAGGTAAAAGTAGGCTTTGTTGATAAAACATTTTCTTGGCTAAATACATTTGATGGGAGTATGAGTATGAAGGAGGAAAAGAAAAAATGAAAAACCCGTTTGCCGCATTTATATTAGCTTTCTTTCCGGGAGGCGGACTATTTTACATTGGAAACCGGATAAGAGGGTCCTTGTATGGAGCAGCTGTATTCGGACTGGCTGTATTCTCGATATTTCTGTTTAGCATGTCTGGATATATGGATGGGGTTGTTGCAG
This DNA window, taken from Niallia sp. Man26, encodes the following:
- a CDS encoding sigma-70 family RNA polymerase sigma factor is translated as MIELVKLGDDDAFRQLVEKYRQDVFRTIYSILKDQKEAEDAAQEVFLKIYYSLPKYENQGFKTWITRIAVNHSIDVKRKQQRRKEDITEQIELDTGKKDNVVAEVLIRQQRKLLREKLNDIPDNYRDVIYGYYIAEKSYQQLAEEQNVQVKTIETKLYRARIWLKKHWKEEDFL